The following are encoded together in the Triticum dicoccoides isolate Atlit2015 ecotype Zavitan chromosome 6B, WEW_v2.0, whole genome shotgun sequence genome:
- the LOC119322635 gene encoding uncharacterized protein LOC119322635, producing the protein MPAASTLMRFASAGRSAAATASRFARLAERAALSTKAVAVECHAPTLGSHRAASVDLRLHRPPVVVPPPAMTAPASQTLSYLKEQTPEGKVKFVAEEKDLESDETLWALYERWCEAFNQKRDHDEKVRRFSTFKKTVLHIHNKPNVGYRRGITQFADGKLRKPCCTDLLDRKIAEQVDGYNVEFVTDDSGKLYKRVYADYKVVQDRLYVHLPKGVDVKTITSNPEWAELEKYDSTNPEC; encoded by the exons ATGCCGGCAGCTTCCACGCTCATGCGGTTCGCTAGTGCCGGTCGCTCAGCTGCGGCGACCGCATCTCGCTTCGCCCGTTTAGCTGAACGAGCGGCCCTCTCCACGAAGGCGGTGGCGGTCGAATGTCACGCTCCCACCTTGGGTTCCCACCGTGCAGCCTCCGTAGATCTGCGTCTGCACCGTCCTCCCGTCGTCGTTCCTCCCCCCGCCATGACCGCACCTGCCTCCCAGACGCTCAGCTACTTAAAAG AACAAACGCCGGAAGGTAAGGTGAAATTTGTGGCAGAGGAGAAAGACCTTGAGTCAGATGAAACCCTTTGGGCCTTGTACGAGCGCTGGTGCGAGGCTTTCAACCAAAAGCGTGACCATGATGAGAAGGTTCGCCGGTTCAGCACATTCAAGAAGACCGTTCTGCACATCCACAACAAGCCCAATGTGGGCTACAGAAGGGGAATAACCCAATTCGCTGATGGAAAGCTAAGGAAGCCCTGTTGCACTGATCTGCTTGATCGTAAGATTGCAGAGCAGGTTGACGGCTATAATGTTGAATTTGTAACAGATGACAGTGGCAAACTTTACAAGCGAGTCTACGCTGATTATAAGGTGGTTCAAGACAGACTTTATGTCCATTTACCCAAGGGGGTTGATGTGAAAACCATCACCAGCAACCCTGAATGGGCTGAGCTGGAAAAGTATGACTCCACCAACCCTGAATGCTAA